One Deinococcus aerophilus genomic window, CAGTTACCGCCGCCTCCACTCCCAGGCCCCCGACGCTGTGGCCGCGCTGGGTTATGAAACGGGCCGGTGGCTGCTGCAGGCCCTGGATGCGGTCGGTGGTCAGGTGACACAGACCCAGGCGTGGCTGCAGGCCTTTGCCCACGCCCGCTTCGACAGCCCGCGCGGCACCGTCTGGGCCGATCCTCAGACCCGCCGGGTCCAGGCCCCCATCTACCTACGCCGCTCGGCGGTGAAAGGCCGGGCCGTGTCACAGCAGGTCGTCCAGGTCCTGAGCGCTCCACCGCTGCAACACCGGGCCCTGCAGGCGCTGCTGGACATGCCGCGCAGCGGCTGGAGCATGCCGTATCTGCAGGGCTGAAGGGTGCTTGCCAGACAGCGGCCTGAGCCGTCGTCTTGACAGGACCGGATGACGAAACGCTCCCGCGGGAGGGTGGCGCCCGGCCCTGCGGGCCCACTGGACCGGATCGGGCAGAGATGCAGCAGTCGGTGATGGCCGGGCGGGTGCTGCACCTTCGGGTGGAAAAGACCACCCTCGCCCACCAGCTGCCCTGGTCTGGCCTCAGGATGTGAACGGGTTTGCGGTCCGAAGGCGCTGGATCCGGGAACCTGCACGTGGCCTGCAGGCTCCGGTGGTCTTCCTGGCAAAGCGGGCAGGACCTCAGAAGTGGCCTGCCTGAAGGGCAACGCGCTCCCCCGTGCCTTCACGAGACACGTCAACAGGGCTGAGCGGTCGAGGAATTGGGTCGTCGTTGCCCAGGGAGACCGGCGGCCGGGCACGGCATGCTGGGGGACCGGAACACGCGCCCTGAATTTGGGCCGGAGCACTGCCGAGACGCACCATTCCCGGAGGTCCCCGCGTGGTTCCATTCAGACGACCTTCACGGCGCGGGACGATGCCTGGGCAGGCCAGGGCCGTTCGTGGTCCGGGCTTCGGATGCGGCATTCTGCAGTTATGACCGAACTCCCCACAGCCCCGCCCAGGGTTCCCCGTTCCTTCTGGCAGGGCTTGCGGGCCTTTGTGCCCCTGATTCCGGGGGTGATGCCTTTTGGCATGGTGGCGGGCATCGCGGCGGTGCAGGCCGGCTTCTCGCCTGCCCAGTCCATTGCCTTTTCCCTGATCGGCTATGCGGGGTCGGCGCAGCTCGTGGCTTCACAGATGTTCGGCCACACGCCAACCCTGCTGATCGTTCTGGCCACCCTGATCGTGAATCTGCGCTTCGCCATGTACTCGGCCTCGCTGCTGCCCCTCTTTGACGGCGTGTCGCTGGCGCGGCGCTGGCTGCTGGCCTACGGCCTGACCGACCAGAGCTATGCGGTCACGATGGGGCGGCCCGCTTCGACGCCGAATCCGGTGGCGTACTACGCGGGGGCGACCGCGCTGATGTGGCTTACCTGGCAGAGCGGAACCGCCGTCGGGGCGCTGCTCGGCGCGAGGATTCCCGCACACTGGCCGCTGGAGTTTGCCGTGCCGCTGAGTTTTATTGCGCTGCTGATTCCAGTGCTGAGAAGCAGACCCCAGGTGCTCGCCGCTGGGATTTCGGCCGTGGTGGCCGTGGCGACCTACAACCTGCCGTTCCGCCTGAACCTGATTCTGGGTGCGGTGTGCGGCATTGCGGCGGGTCTGCTCATCCAACGGTGGAAGGGACAGGCGGCATGAGCACCTGGCTGCTGATTCTCGGGGTCGGTGCCGGGAGCCTCCTGTTGCGCGCGTCCTCTCTGGTGTTGCTGCGGGGCAGGAAGCTGCCGGACAGCGTCACCCTGTCTCTGGGACTGGTTCCCGCCTCGGTGCTGGCGGCCCTGATCGCCCCGGAACTGCTGTATGCCCGCGGCACGGGCGCTTTCGATCCGTTCAGTCCGCGTCTGGCGGCGGGCCTCGTGGCCGCCGCGGTGGCCTGGAAAACCCGCAACCTGCTGTGGACCCTGATTGCTGGCCTGGGGCTGCTCCTGCTGCTGGGCTGAGATCGCGGTGACCGGGCCAGGGTGACTGAGAAAGGTGCAGGGCAGATGGGCCGGAGTGCTTCTCGGTTCTCCGACTGCCGGAAATCTGAACACAGGAGAGCATGGGAAGCCGTCCCGTTTTCCGTTGGGCCCGGAAGCAGAGCGCAGCCGGACCCAGGACTCCCCTCGATCCCCTCTGTGAGGCATTTTATCCTTCCCTGTTTTTATAAACAGAAGGTCTATAGCTGACGAAAATGAGTAGAGTCACAGGGACTAGGCCCTAGAACTCGTGGAGTGACTTAATACTATAGTGGAATACTGGAGGTGAGGTCGGGATTATCGGGCCATACTGGCCCCCGCCCCGTAAGGAGAACGCCATGCGCACTTCTATCCTGAGCGTCCTGATGGCCGTGTCCCTCGCCGTCAGCTCCGCTTTCGCTGCAGGGACTGTCCATCCGGTGGTCGCCATGGGCGATGGGCAAATCTACAAGGTGCTGTACACCGAGAGCTCGTGGATGTCGCTGGCCATACCGCTCCGGGTCCTGGGCGGCGATGTCCCCAGCGATGTCAGCCTGTCGGTCAGTGGTCTGCCCG contains:
- a CDS encoding AzlC family ABC transporter permease, whose product is MTELPTAPPRVPRSFWQGLRAFVPLIPGVMPFGMVAGIAAVQAGFSPAQSIAFSLIGYAGSAQLVASQMFGHTPTLLIVLATLIVNLRFAMYSASLLPLFDGVSLARRWLLAYGLTDQSYAVTMGRPASTPNPVAYYAGATALMWLTWQSGTAVGALLGARIPAHWPLEFAVPLSFIALLIPVLRSRPQVLAAGISAVVAVATYNLPFRLNLILGAVCGIAAGLLIQRWKGQAA
- a CDS encoding AzlD domain-containing protein, which produces MSTWLLILGVGAGSLLLRASSLVLLRGRKLPDSVTLSLGLVPASVLAALIAPELLYARGTGAFDPFSPRLAAGLVAAAVAWKTRNLLWTLIAGLGLLLLLG